Within Actinoplanes sp. L3-i22, the genomic segment CAGGATCCCGGGGTCGGCGTCCGGATCTTGTTCTGCATTCACCCGGCTCACTGTGCCGAACGGCCAAGTTGGACAGATCAACCGAACGGATCAAACTCGGCGGCCGGGATGGACCGTGACCACCCCGTGTCCTCTTGACGGGGTGAATCGATATCCCGGATGACGGGATACCGATAACCGAATCGAGGTCGAGGGTGATCGTTGTCGCAGAGGACCACGACGACATCCGGTACGTGCTGAAGCGTTCCCTGGAACGCGCCGGTCATCGGGTGGTGGTCGCCGCCGACGGGGCCACCGCGCTGGCCGCGATCAAGGAGCATCGGCCGGACCTGGTGGTCACGGACGTCGACATGCCGCAGATGACCGGTCTCGATCTGTGCCGGGCGATCCGGGCCGACGACGATCTGCGGCACATCCCGATCGTGGTGGCCAGCGGGTCGCTGATGCCCGGGGACCGGCAGGCCAGCGACGCGGGCGCGTCGGCGACGCTGCTCAAACCGTTCCTGCCGGCCCAGCTGCTGGCCCTGGTCGCCGCCCTCCTCCCGCAAGGCGTCGAGGACGTCGTCAAGTAACCACCGCTAATCCTGGTGCTGGTGATCCGGCACCGGGGCGCGCAGGCGGGCGGCCGCCGGGTCGTGGGAAGACGGCTCGGCGGCCGGGAGCGCGGACAGCCCGGGCAACCGGCTGTCCAT encodes:
- a CDS encoding response regulator translates to MIVVAEDHDDIRYVLKRSLERAGHRVVVAADGATALAAIKEHRPDLVVTDVDMPQMTGLDLCRAIRADDDLRHIPIVVASGSLMPGDRQASDAGASATLLKPFLPAQLLALVAALLPQGVEDVVK